Within Peromyscus leucopus breed LL Stock chromosome 7, UCI_PerLeu_2.1, whole genome shotgun sequence, the genomic segment cttccaccacgtgggatcccagggtcaaactcaggctgtTCAGGCTGGCAGCAAAGGCGTGAGCCAGCTAACTCTGCTGTGGGGTATTTTACCTGGGCAAacatgtgttgcatctgtttctgCTGCAGAATATGACTCTCACTGTGGAAAGGCGTGCtgcttttgtttgtgctgcatttgtttaattatgtaaagatgtgctgcctCTGTTTCACCTTGCCCGCCTAAGGCACCTGAAATGGTTCAATGAAGAGCTGaaccaataactaggcaggagaaaggctaggtggggctggcagagagagaaaataaataggagacaTCTATgcttgagagagaagaagaagaggataaAGGACAGTCCCGacacaagaagccaggcagacaaacagtgaaagtaagacatacaaaAATAAGGTAATAAGCCCTGGGGCAAAAGGTAAGTAAAGagaaaacaggttaatttaagtgaaaagaaagagccagaaaCCTGTCTAAGCTAGGTTGAGGATTCAacactaataataagtctctgtgtcatgatttgggagttgaTTGGTgaccccaaagaaaaagcctggtacacaaCTCACAGGTCTTTGATagtgttgtttgcttgtttgtttgtgagacagccagggttacatagatcCTGTTtaaaagagttttttaaaaaattctggccgggcggtggtggctcacgcctttaatcctagcactcaggaggcagagccaggcggatctttgtgagttcgaggccagcctggtgtacagagtgagatccaggaaaggctcaaagctacacagagaaagcctgtctcaaaaaacaaaaacaaaacaaaataaaaatcctgaAGGGCATTTGTTTGTTCTAGCAGAAAATTCTGAGGCTCAGACCCAGGGGTCACATGGAAGGCAGAAGGCCTAGGCTGGGGTAACAGCCAGGGGCAGGATCCAGAACCAACCGCCAGTTAGAAGCAGCAGCCTGCTGGGTCACTGCAGGATGTTGACAGTGGTACTTGGGGCCCTGGGGCCTGCAGAGGACCACTGATATCTCTGTTCTGTTAGATGAACATTACCAGTGCCCAAGACCCTCCACTCTTCCCCGGGCCTTTCTCCATTGATGAGCAGGGATTGCTGCGGGCACCATCCCAGGGCCTCAGCGGTCAGGCTCTAAAGGTAAGCATGGCTTCGGACCTGGGGCTAGCTATGGATTGGGCAGGACCGCCACCTCCCTCCTGAACAGTTGTCCTTGCCGACTTTGACTAAAATGCTTGTCTCAGCCCACTTGCTGCCCCCTGCTGACTGCCCTCTCAGTCTGGCTTTCTTCCAGACTGAGGCCTGGAGGTCCAAAAAGAGGGCAGGCCTGTGTTCTGGGGCCTCACAGGTCCTCTAATGTAGAGTGTGGTGTGGCAATCAAACTTGAAGAGAAAAACTTTGGGTCAAGTGGCTAGCAAGAAGGAAGTCCCCTCTTTAAAATGGTCTTTTCTGCAAttccctgggtcccatccccagcaccacaaaaacaaacacacttcCACCTCTTAGTAACTGGCTCTTGGCAACTCTAACCTAATTCACACTTTGACTCAGAAGAATTGGTGGCCCAGACTTATAGGGTTCAAAGGGATACTTGTCAGGAGCGTGGTAGGTCACAGGGTTCCTTGTGGAGGTCTTGAGGACTGCCTATTTGAAGAGAGGACTAGGCATGGACACAGCAGTGGACACATAACACGGCTTCTTTCCTGTCATATATGCACTGACAGAGCTTCCAGCTGCAGATTTTAGTGTCTTTAGGAAAAGGCCAAAGCTGCAAAGGGATGCTGACAGTGAAGGTTTTGCCTGCGCCCTCCAGTCAAGTCTCCTTCCCGTAAGGCTCCCCTCCCTACCCTGGGACACGGGAGGATCCTGCATCTATCCCCTGGGAAACAGTTGGGGTAGGCTGCAGGGCTCCTGGAGCATTCTAGTTCCCATAGGAGGGGAGCCCTAGGGAGGGGCCTGGGGACCCTGCTGTAATAAGCAGGAGaaaggtttgcttttttttttttttttttgttgttgttgttgttcaggcaGAAGGTCCaaagtatcaccatcccagaggacctggtcccTGGGAGCAAGGTGATTCAGGTCCAGGCTAGGGGATCCAACTTACTCTATGAAATCATCTCCCCATTGCCCAGCCCACTCTATTCCATTGGACAaggtgaggggaggaggagggtgggtcCTGGGATGTCTGTAGTGGGGAAAGGGTCGGGGCACAAAGGTGACGCCTACCAGAAAGATTGGGTTGAGGTGGAAGTGGTCAGGACCATCTATCTGCCCGCCTTGGGGCAGTTGGTGGAGAGCGGGACTGAGCTGGGGCGGGGCGGAGCTTTGTTTCTTACACCCTCCAGCTGACGGGGTAGTGAGGACCACCGCGCCCCTGGATTTGGCTCGCGCTCAGGGTGCAGCGGTCACGAAACTGCAGGTGAGGGCCTTTGAGAGGCTCCGGCCTTGGGCCAGTGCCGAGTTCGATCTCACGGTTAACGTGCGAGCAGTCAACCAGTGGCCTCCACGCTGCCATCCCGCGCTACTGGTGTGAGTACCCCGAAGCCATGCCCCGGCTTGTTGGGGTGAGATGCCCTGGCTCACCATTGGTCCAGACTCCTTCCTGTCTTGCCTCCTGCCCTCCACTCCCAGGACTCAGGTCCCAGAGACTACCCCTGTGGGCACGGTGCTGAGCAAGCTCACTTGCGTTGACCCAGACTCTGCTGGCGCCCCCCTCGACTTCCAGCTGCAGTTCCACAACCCTCCCGACTCCGCCAGCCTCCGTCTTCGTGACAGAGTCCTTGAGGTGCCCAACACCCGCTCCTAAACTCCCATGCAGACGAGGTGGGTGGGCCACGGTTTATTGGCATTGAGACCACGGAGGTGGGATGGGAGTCCGGAAAACTGGGTCAAGGTAGGATATACGTGGATACCCTGGTTTGAGGCACTGTGGCAGGCTTCAAGTTCTTCCAGATCCTGGCTTCATCTTACTCTCTGTCCCCTTGGCCAGGTGAATACTACATTGGATTGTGACACTCCTGGGGCTTGCTTCCAGCATGCAGCATCCATCTTGGTCTTGGATGATGGCCAGCCCCAGATGACCAGTGAGTGACCATACTTAGGCCTGAACATTCAGGACAGGGCTATTTTGTCCACTCCTTTCCATCCCCCTGAAATAGACAGCTTTCTTCCCTCAAAAATTAGGTCAGGGTTGTCTCAGTTTAAGATCACTAGGATGCCTCTCTTAAGATTCCCCCCACCATTGCCCAGAAAACCCTCTCTCCAATATAGGGCCATGTTTACTTATTAAGAACCCTAgggcaggctgggtggtggtggcgcatacctttagtcccagcactcaggagacagaggcaggaggatctctgagtttgaggccagtcaggtctacaaagtgagttccaggacaggcaccaaagctgcacagagaaaccctgtctcgaaaaaacaaaacagcaaaagaacCCTAGGGCAGGTCTGGGTACCTCAGGACAGCTCCTTAACTGCCAAATGGTCCCCAGCTGAGGTTCCAGTTCTGGTGATGGTAACACCCGTCAATGAGTTCTCCCCAGCCTGTGTCCCACGCACGTTCCGGGTTCGGGAGGATGCAGGGCCCCACACTCTGCTGGGCTCCGTGGTGGGCACGGATATGGATTACCCTCATAACAGCCTTGAGTACTACATCTCTGGTGGACCCTCCACCTTTGCTGTGGATCGTCTCAGTGGTACTTAACCcccagggctgggagggagggatgggccCAGAGTGGACTCTGCAGGCTAAGGCTGTGACCATCCCTTCTAGGAGAGATTCACCTCCTGGGGCCTTTGGACTATGAGCAGCAAAGGTGGTACAAGATCACTATTCTCCTGATCGATCACAGCCAAGACTGGGACCTCAACCGCCACCGCTCAGGTTCATGTACTGTAACCATTGAGGTTGAGGTAATTGACCTCCGGGGCCTGGGAAAGACAAATTTCCCTCTGGCCTTTTGCTTTCCTGTGCAgatgtgtgtttcttatatggGCTGGTCGAGGGGAGGGGCTCACTGTGGAAAACATCACCGCCTGTTGGGGTGATGCCACC encodes:
- the Cdhr4 gene encoding cadherin-related family member 4 isoform X4: MVLFRLLAILFALFISVLHSLPWSIDLSESQGPGTTLQSFSFNCSSYMPTLELLSVRPPTGFFNKPSLHSLHGLHKGVYVGKVTLSSSARLDALAVNHYELQLQYTCGNFVVSGPLFVHVQRDPGRFRCAGPFASPAGEFIYVPETVTPGALLYTLLLPGLGVQRAQMNITSAQDPPLFPGPFSIDEQGLLRAPSQGLSGQALKSFQLQILVSLGKGQSCKGMLTVKVLPAPSSQVSFPQKVQSITIPEDLVPGSKVIQVQARGSNLLYEIISPLPSPLYSIGQADGVVRTTAPLDLARAQGAAVTKLQVRAFERLRPWASAEFDLTVNVRAVNQWPPRCHPALLVTQVPETTPVGTVLSKLTCVDPDSAGAPLDFQLQFHNPPDSASLRLRDRVLEVNTTLDCDTPGACFQHAASILVLDDGQPQMTTEVPVLVMVTPVNEFSPACVPRTFRVREDAGPHTLLGSVVGTDMDYPHNSLEYYISGGPSTFAVDRLSGEIHLLGPLDYEQQRWYKITILLIDHSQDWDLNRHRSGSCTVTIEVEVSSTMTPLIVTEVEAFWKPEPWFVVVLTATGAVLLLALGWLLSRILRGFAQLLQAPSKPARALLLNSIPGNEGSVERLMEAPRMEMSQQHFDGRAHDVRTGRDYLFSTRTGARRWL
- the Cdhr4 gene encoding cadherin-related family member 4 isoform X5, translated to MVLFRLLAILFALFISVLHSLPWSIDLSESQGPGTTLQSFSFNCSSYMPTLELLSVRPPTGFFNKPSLHSLHGLHKGVYVGKVTLSSSARLDALAVNHYELQLQYTCGNFVVSGPLFVHVQRDPGRFRCAGPFASPAGEFIYVPETVTPGALLYTLLLPGLGVQRAQMNITSAQDPPLFPGPFSIDEQGLLRAPSQGLSGQALKSFQLQILVSLGKGQSCKGMLTVKVLPAPSSQVSFPQKVQSITIPEDLVPGSKVIQVQARGSNLLYEIISPLPSPLYSIGQADGVVRTTAPLDLARAQGAAVTKLQVRAFERLRPWASAEFDLTVNVRAVNQWPPRCHPALLVTQVPETTPVGTVLSKLTCVDPDSAGAPLDFQLQFHNPPDSASLRLRDRVLEVNTTLDCDTPGACFQHAASILVLDDGQPQMTTEVPVLVMVTPVNEFSPACVPRTFRVREDAGPHTLLGSVVGTDMDYPHNSLEYYISGGPSTFAVDRLSGEIHLLGPLDYEQQRWYKITILLIDHSQDWDLNRHRSGSCTVTIEVEVSSTMTPLIVTEVEAFWKPEPWFVVVLTATGAVLLLALGWLLSRILRGFAQLLQAPSKPARALLLNSIPGNEGSVERLMEAPRMEMSQHFDGRAHDVRTGRDYLFSTRTGARRWL